The region tttttgtggttttctcGAGTCTTCTCCACCTGATCAAATCTAAATTGCGTGAATAATGTAACACAGAGCTGAGGAGAGAAAGCAGACAGGGTGCTGGGTAGCAGGTACCTTTTTGGGTATGACATGCTGATCGACTTTGCCCTCCACTTCCTGAAGCCGAGCAGCGACAGGGGTCAGCTTGGCGGTCCTCACTGTCTCATTGAGGACTTGCTGGCAGTATCTGTTCAAGGGCCGGAATGTGGTGAACTTGAGTTTATCAAATGTGCTAGGACCCGTACACACCCTCACTAGTGCTGTGTTGCATGTGTCCTTATTAGGTGAAGCTCTTTCAACCTTTAAACTTTCACTTAATGATCCAGTTCAAGgttttacatttacatggtTCTGGTTGTTCATTCCTGTATAATCTATCAAATAGGCCAACGAAAAGACCTTGAACAAAATAACTTTGGCAAATTTGTGTAATTCATACAACGCCCCTCCATGTTTTTAGAAGAGGTTCAGGTGTTGAGTTTGAAGATAGATTTTACCTAAGCTGAGGGATCTTGTCCAGGGAAACTGGATCCGAACCCAAAACGTCCTTGAGCTCCTGGTACAGCTTGTCCTGGACTTCCTCTGAggtggacaggaagtggagcgCCCAAATACACACTGCCAAACATTTAACATTGAAGCTTTCAGTAGATATTCAGATTGTTGCTACGGTTACAACATGATGGGCGTTTGATAAGTCAGACTGTGTCAGAATGCGCTGAAATCTGAACaactgtcattttgtttcctttcatgtcatcttcattcattttgcagGTGTGTATTGATCATCTTTCTGTGGTGCTGAAGCTGACAGTCGGTGGAGGAAGTCTAGTcagaaaacatacattttcctccatctttgagTCTTGCATATTAATCTTATTGTCATGATCTTGTTGATAGTCTTCACTGAACTCAGAGATtcagaaaaattaagaaaactaTTGACGGTAATTAATTAAGCTCTAAGTCAGTTATCAACtgattgtttcctgttttgattGTTGACATTTACAGTTGGCAGTGATGACACTTCCGGCCAAAGTGAAAACCATGCAGTCCTCCATGATCTGAAACAGACAACAGTATCGATTTCagatctgtgcatgtgtgtgtgtggatgtgtgagaACCGTGAGGATCGCTCCATCATCCCCAGACTCATTCATCACCTGTCGCTCCGTGAGGCTGGACTGAAGCAGAGTGTCAACAAACACCATGTGCTTCTTCTGAGCTTTTCTCTCCTTCgccacagacagcagcacagactcCATCTCTGCCAGAGCtgaacacacaccaacagatAATGAAAAGATGTTCTCATTAGACCTCTTTTACTGTCTTATGTTTTATACCCATGAAATTACAGGTTAAAATGTGAGCTCCTTGAGCATCCATCTTGGTTCCAGCCTTTCAGACAGAAATCAGGATAGACTCCAGCCAGGTGCAGAGTGTCTGGAACAACTGACCTTGGTAGAGAAATCAATAAAAGTCTCTGAAAAGAATTGCTGCTCACTGATAGACGTAATAACGCTGAATGTGATGGGGAAGCAGAGTCTGTGCCTGCTCTCCGACTCTCTTTAACTGACTGTCAACCAGCTTCGCACACAGATCATATCTAAACTACTGCAaacatttcctcctgtttttccGCCGctgaacaacaacagaaacagaatgctGCTCCCACATGTCACCACACAGCAGGTGTGAGGATAAAAAGTGAAGACGAGGACAAAAACAGAGTCAAATAATGACAAAGTATGAACAGTATCGTTCAGTAACTCAAAATAGTTCATGCCAGCTTCCTCTGCGCAGGAAATCCTGACTCACCCTTCTCGTAATGTCCTTTCCTGCTGGAGCTCTTCTCCAGGGAGCCGTCCAAGTAGCCTTTTCCAATTTCTGACCAGATCTGGTAGCAAGAAAgtaagaaaattaaattaacgAAACCCTTTGAGCACAAATTAACAAGGCAAAGTCGTGCTTTCCTTGATCATATGGAGAGACACTAATCTGGTGAAATCACCCTGAAGCATTGGTGCCAGGGTTCTTCTGTTGACATTCAACAAATGTAACAGAGGAAATCCGCAATAGAAGAGACTGAATAGCAGGAGCGAGAAAGACCAGAATCTTATGGAAAAACATCAGCTGGTGTACAGATGACAGATGGCGTTTCCGGGTTCAAAGAAACACGCCTCACCGCATCGTGGTTCTTGCGGAAGGAAATGACCTCCGTGTCATCTCTGAAGCGGTCACCCAAAGCCAGCTGGGTGACAGTCTTCATGGCCAGACCCAGCAGGTGGGCACACAGTGGTGTGTGCTGAGCATCTGGGAATGACTTCCACTTACCAACCAGCTCGTCCACCACCTACAAAACAAAGGACAATTATCCAGGACGTACTCGCTGTTGTTTAGGCtggagggaaggatggaggggaggggggggggggtgatattTTAATCAGTGGTACAAACCTTTACCACAAGGGGGAAATTgttcttcagtgtgttgttgattGCACTCTCATACACTTTTTTCCTCAGCATGGTCTCATTGGCCCCACCTCCCATCCCTGACTGGTAACTTAGCAACGACTTCAGCATTGTCTCAAAGGAGTCAGCTGCcaacagcaaagagaaagagtTGACTTCGGATTTTTAAACGCACagttgagtatttttttttttattaatacgCAGCAGAATCAGGAACTTAATGTTTGGCACCCTGGCGGACTTACTGGCTTGATTTGGGTTgatgtgttgctgcagctgcttcacagaGCCCAGGCTGACCACCGGCTGACCACCAAACCAGAACGACGCCACGGACCCAAACTCCTGATGCAGACTGACGAGGAAATCGTGCAGGCTGCCTCTGTTCACGATGTCCTGCAGGTTCCCATCcctgacagagcagagagccTCTTATACGTCAGcacattcagctgctttttgaCCGGCTGCTAAACTGATGTGTATGAATTTGGGTTAtactgaaagacaaagacacagataaATACTTACTTCTCATCTGCAGGGTTGAGTCCTGGGATGCCAGACGCCcttctggatgactgaaaacaTGGTTAGAATTAGAAATGTTGTGCACATAAATTTACtgtcaacacatgcacacacaaattatCACGAACTTTATAGCCACTGAAGTGTCAGTTCAGCTCTGCCGCTCCCAGCAAACCATAATAACTGCTCCCTTCAGTCAGGTGGATTCCCAGAGAGAAATAAAGTAATTTGAAACATCTGGGCTTCGTAGGAACCCCACACATAGTTCAGATACCACCATAAATTTTCACGGTAGTCATCTGAAGCTTCGGATGGAATCGGCATCCAAGTTGTGTactttgcattgtgtttgtttcaatatttttactgaATACAATCGTCTCGGTCCGGAGCTGGGCGCTAGTTGCCGCCCACCCGGTGTCCTTAAAGTTGTTTCTCTAAAGCAGGTTCCTGTTTGTTGGGATGGAAGAAACCCGAAAAATTAGGGACGCATCGTAGAGATTCACTTTATCCCCCAAAAGAGATttcaaagagaagaaaacctGAATGGACTAACTTCATAAGGAGCATCAGCGTGAGCTCATCATGACAACGTCCAGCTAGGTGGCTAATTTCGAGCTAACGTGAAAGTTGCAGGAACATACCGGGTATAAATAGAGAACGGCGCCGACTAAAATGATGACAAACGTGACAGCAAAGATGGCGAAGTCCAGCATGACTGTTCGCTTATAACAGCCGCACTTGACTGTCTCCGACTCATGAATATCAGGAGTTTCCCCCCCTAAGAAGAAACTCTCCACAGTCACCACGTCAACAGAAACTGCAGGAGTAAAGATTGGAGGGGGGGAAGAGTTTGGTTCCGTGCTCGACTGCTCAGCCTGGGCGACAGGCAGGACAAAAATAGTCGATCGGAGGTGAACTCGATACCGTctccgtcttcttcttcttcttccaaacTGCGTTTGTACACACTttgggttgccaggttgtgGAACATCCTCCACATTCAGAGAGCTCTTACGCTTCTTGTAGACCGTTTAACATTTTTCACGGTCAACATCTAATTGGTCTCTAAATAAGCAATATATGAACTTGTGCTCATAGACACACTTTACTGTGAAATTCCtccagaaaaattaaaaacaagatgGATACATTTGTGTATTTAGAAAGAAACGAGCACAATTACATTTCcaacatacaaaaatatacagAGTATAACGTATTCAGAGTTTACTACCTAAATatggtgaaaaaaatatgtgcaaaaTAACAGCAAAGTCGTAGCATCAGAGCCGAAATTCAGCCAATCTTCTCAGGCCGTCATTTCAGATCTTTCTTCTGGTTTGGGCGGCTCAATCTCCATGGCCATCAGATAACCTGAGGAAGGAGGACGTGTCAgtaaaagcagcattttcttGTTTAAGTGTGTTTGCGTGGATTTGAattgagagcgagagagaggagcGGTGAACGGCCCTCACCCTCAGTGTAGTCTGTCTCAGGTCGGACGGCGATGAAGATCCAGGCCAGGCCAACAAGCAGCGCCACCACCAGGTTGACTGTCACCCACGGGTGGAGAATCTGGTGCTCTGAGCCAGGTGGCCTGGAGAACACACATTGAGAGCCTCAGGTTTCACACCCAGGCTTCATGATGAGATAAGAAACCGAACACAGAGACTGGCTCCAGTGAGCTCACCATAGCGTGGCGTTGAAGGATGGATACAGGTTGATGCGATCGCTGGTCATCTGTTGGCTCAGAGAGAGGACCAGCGCTGAGAAATACACTACAAGggaagaataaataataataataaaaacacacacagaaaaacactcaaCCCTCAACAACCTGTGTCTCAGTTAAGCTtcaattcaaaataataaatgaagcGTGGACTCACAGAATGAAGCAAGAGCGACAGGCTCCAGTGTGATGAACTCCTGCAGAGCCATTGAGCCTTTGGCCAGATTCACTctgagaaacagacacacagaccatcTTTCTCAGCTTTGACAGGTTTATGTGCTGTGCGTCTGGGGAACACCGATCTACTCTGCTCCAGTGGATTCTGACCTGTCAAAGGCGGCCACGGTGCTGATGGCCAGCAGCATGTAGAGCAGACACTGGGAGGGGTAAGCCAGGCTGTGGTACTGCTCCAGCAGGTTGGACAGAGCGGTGAGGTGGTGCCCGGCCAGCACGTACACCACCACGATGTTCCACACGGCGTATCCCGCCAGGAAGCCGTGACAGTACAGGCCGAAGACTCTAAACCACAAAGAAGCGACAGAGGAGAGGCATTGAAGGTTAAAAACGAGAGAGCTCATGCCCGGTGCGTTTTCTTTTGCGCACACACTTGGCCTTCACCTGAAGCCTTCGTGCACTTGGATAGAAACGTCTCTTGTGGTCCAGAGCGGCTGCATGTGCTGGAAGTCAGTCGCATTATCCATCTGGTCACTAGTCTTCCTCCAGTCTGAGCGCTCCGCTGCCTGGAAACGCTCTACACACGGAAACGCACACATAATGAAGCTAGTGCCTCCATGTGGACCATTTAACAGCCCAGACTACGTCGTCTTCTTTCATTACTCACTGTTCCTCTCTACAAAGAGCTTCCCGACCGGCTGGCTCTGACCCTGCGGCGCTGTGAACAGGGCATGCTGGGGGATAGCAGGAGGGGTGTCTGTGACGATATCGTCCTCTTCCACGTCCAACTCGTCAGGAAGCTGCGATTCAACGACTTTTGATTTCCTGGAATTGCAGTAAAGGTTGGAAAATATTTGACCCACCAGCCTGTTCATATTGTCCCATCTGCTTCTGATTGAACATCTGAATGTGATGAATCTAAGTTGTGAGATGTGAGAATTTGGCCTGCATGACTAGAAAATGAATCATCTTTGGATTTTGAACAATCGGTTGCACCCAGTTTGAGACGTCATCtcaaactgtgtgaaattaTTACACATCTATTCCCTGTTTTTCTGACACCTTATAGACAAATAAAGCACCAAAAATTGGACAGATGGTTCATGAAAATAGCTGCAGGCtctgttactttttctttttggtttttttgacAATTTCCTCTCCATCCGTGGTTTGATCTGCGGTGTCTCCATTCACCAGATCAGCCTGGTCATCTTCCAGATCTGAAACCATGAATTTACACATCTTGATGATGATCTGAGCTGGTTATTGGGTGGCTAAACACGAATTATCAATGCACAGATATCCCGTGTTTGTCTGATTTTACCTATAGtagcagctttcttttttttcctcctcctctgcggGGGCACTTCAGCCGAGGTTTCAAGGGACAGTTGCTCTCCGACCTCGGACGCCCTCCTGCTCTCCAGACCGCCCATCTCCATCCCCCGATctagaaaggaaagaaaggattAACAATCTGGATAACAGTGTTGACATCTCACTCTGAACAGTCGGAGGGAAAATTGGGTTTCTAACACATTTATCGTATTAAATTGCGACAAAAGAGAAtatcttcaaaacaaaagattcTAGCCAAGTTCAAATCATCATGCTGAAGTGAACTTGTCCTTTAAAAGTTCATTTCATAAACGCTTGGCTGTCACTAATGAATGCTGCCCAGACATTCGCATTTCCTACCGTCCACATCATCAACTCCATTTGTCTCCTTTCtcactctcttcttcttctgttttggcgctggaaagaaaagggaacTTCAGttaattcatgaaaaaaaaaaaaaaacgcaaacacacacacaaaaaaggaagaagaatttgtaataataataacaataataataataataataaaaaaaactattcacaaTTATTTAGAAGAAATTTGACTCACCAGCTGTGTCCTGGCTGCATGTGTCAgcacatgaattaaaaaaaaataagatcaattggctgttgctgttttaaataaagacataaatgaTAGTAATCACAGCCAATGTTGTGATATCGTA is a window of Echeneis naucrates chromosome 2, fEcheNa1.1, whole genome shotgun sequence DNA encoding:
- the cyp20a1 gene encoding cytochrome P450 20A1, giving the protein MLDFAIFAVTFVIILVGAVLYLYPSSRRASGIPGLNPADEKDGNLQDIVNRGSLHDFLVSLHQEFGSVASFWFGGQPVVSLGSVKQLQQHINPNQATDSFETMLKSLLSYQSGMGGGANETMLRKKVYESAINNTLKNNFPLVVKVVDELVGKWKSFPDAQHTPLCAHLLGLAMKTVTQLALGDRFRDDTEVISFRKNHDAIWSEIGKGYLDGSLEKSSSRKGHYEKALAEMESVLLSVAKERKAQKKHMVFVDTLLQSSLTERQIMEDCMVFTLAGSVITANLCIWALHFLSTSEEVQDKLYQELKDVLGSDPVSLDKIPQLRYCQQVLNETVRTAKLTPVAARLQEVEGKVDQHVIPKKTLVIYALGVVLQDSDTWSAPYRFDPDRFEEESVKKSFCLLGFSGNQTCPELRFAYTVATVLLSTLVRQLKLHQLKGQVMEVRSELVSTPKDETWITVSRRS
- the LOC115054285 gene encoding transmembrane protein 237B-like, translating into MDTGSSKKMRPRDLPPLPQRGQRTLPTMLSQDTAAPKQKKKRVRKETNGVDDVDDRGMEMGGLESRRASEVGEQLSLETSAEVPPQRRRKKKKAATIDLEDDQADLVNGDTADQTTDGEEIVKKTKKKKKSKVVESQLPDELDVEEDDIVTDTPPAIPQHALFTAPQGQSQPVGKLFVERNKRFQAAERSDWRKTSDQMDNATDFQHMQPLWTTRDVSIQVHEGFRVFGLYCHGFLAGYAVWNIVVVYVLAGHHLTALSNLLEQYHSLAYPSQCLLYMLLAISTVAAFDRVNLAKGSMALQEFITLEPVALASFLYFSALVLSLSQQMTSDRINLYPSFNATLWPPGSEHQILHPWVTVNLVVALLVGLAWIFIAVRPETDYTEGYLMAMEIEPPKPEERSEMTA